A single window of Danio rerio strain Tuebingen ecotype United States chromosome 15, GRCz12tu, whole genome shotgun sequence DNA harbors:
- the or63h1 gene encoding olfactory receptor 4B13-like translates to MENGANFTFIRLTGYLNLDFKMKYFLFAVLTVLYLTIICANSFLIGVICLAKILHKPMYMFLCSLFVNELYGSTALFPSLQVNLLLNDNTISLVYCYLQIFCLCTYAMIDFCTLAVMSFDRYVSICYPLQYNKIMTPFRVGLLIALVWTYCFIQFFIFLSFKFKLQLCGNVMEKVWCDNYLLVNLACSKSSLHNAYGIYLAVVTAVIPLTLIFYSYTRIIKICLSFSKEAKKKALSTCTPHIISLLNFTLGCFFETLQSRFDEIRTPALIRVIVSLYLLMCQPLLNPILYAIRLKNIRLVCKNLVLSKIGIA, encoded by the coding sequence ATGGAAAACGGTGCAAATTTTACATTCATCAGATTGACTGGATATCTTAACTTGGATTTCAAGATGAAGTACTTCTTGTTTGCTGTCTTGACTGTGTTGTATTTAACAATCATTTGTGCCAACAGCTTTCTTATAGGTGTTATTTGTTTAGCAAAAATCCTTCATAAGCCAATGTACATGTTTCTCTGTAGTTTGTTTGTTAATGAACTGTACGGCAGCACGGCTTTATTTCCTTCACTCCAAGTTAATCTGCTTTTAAATGACAACACTATTTCTCtagtttattgttatttacaGATATTTTGCTTGTGCACATATGCAATGATAGATTTTTGTACGTTAGCAGTCATGTCTTTTGATAGATATGTGTCAATCTGTTATCCATTACAGTATAACAAGATCATGACCCCTTTTAGAGTGGGTTTGTTAATTGCCTTGGTGTGGACCTACTGTTTCATTCAattctttatatttttatcttttaaatttaAGTTGCAACTGTGTGGAAATGTAATGGAGAAAGTGTGGTGTGACAACTACTTACTTGTGAACCTTGCTTGTTCAAAATCCTCTTTGCATAATGCTTATGGCATTTATCTTGCTGTGGTGACAGCGGTGATTCCATTAACACTCATCTTCTATTCATATACAAGAATTATCAAAATTTGTTTGAGTTTTTCTAAAGAAGCTAAGAAGAAGGCTCTAAGCACATGTACACCACACATTATATCCCTGTTAAACTTTACATTGGGCTGCTTCTTTGAAACACTTCAAAGCAGGTTTGATGAAATCAGAACGCCAGCTCTAATACGTGTAATTGTTTCACTATATCTCTTGATGTGTCAGCCGCTGCTTAACCCTATTTTGTATGCAATAAGACTGAAAAATATCAGACTAGTGTGTAAAAACTTGGTTCTATCAAAAATAGGCATTGCATAa
- the or63b2 gene encoding odorant receptor 122-2 (The RefSeq protein has 2 substitutions compared to this genomic sequence), which produces MDNSTYFTTVILTGYIDIGDIKYLCFVVLILLFAAIIVANLFIIGIIYKEKSLHEPMYVFLCSLCANQLCGSFALFPFVLGNMLRSKTPEVPLTVCHAQIFALYSYAQVEFCNLAMMSYDRYVAICHPLEYHRIMSPARTMTLIALGWSLEIMILSFSFSVNVQLKFCGNVLDKVWCDQYMLVKLACSDTTPNNIIGITGIPLAIGPPLLIIFFSYAKILRVCLKFTRQKAKKSLYTCSLHLITLLNFTVGCSFELIQSRFGKLPIPAVVRVILSLYFLVCPPLINPIMYGVSLTNIKKALKKCIGV; this is translated from the coding sequence ATGGATAATTCAACATATTTCACAACGGTTATTTTGACTGGCTACATTGATATTGGTGATATTAAGTATTTGTGTTTCGTTGTTTTGATCTTGTTGTTTGCTGCGATCATTGTAGCTAATCTGTTTATTATTGGAATAATATATAAGGAGAAGTCTTTGCATGAAcccatgtatgtttttttatgcagccTGTGTGCAAATCAACTGTGCGGCAGCTTTGCTTTATTCCCGTTTGTTTTAGGCAATATGCTACGGTCAAAAACCCCAGAAGTTCCTCTCACTGTTTGTCATGCTCAGATATTTGCTTTATACTCTTATGCACAAGTAGAATTCTGTAACTTAGCCATGATGTCTTATGACCGGTATGTAGCTATCTGTCACCCTTTGGAATATCACAGAATCATGTCTCCTGCTAGGACGATGACATTGATTGCTCTTGGGTGGTCGCTAGAAATTATGATATtatccttttctttttctgttaacGTACAGCTCAAATTGTGTGGAAATGTTCTGGATAAAGTGTGGTGTGACCAGTACATGCTTGTGAAATTGGCATGCTCAGACACAACACCTAACAACATCATCGGCATTACTGGTATTCCACTTGCCATTGGTCCACCActgctaataatttttttctcataTGCAAAAATTTTAAGAGTGTGCCTAAAGTTTACAAGACAGAAGGCCAAAAAGTCTCTGTACACATGTTCTCTGCATCTTATCACACTCCTGAATTTCACTGTTGGTTGTTCGTTTGAACTGATCCACAGCAGATTTGGTAAGCTTCCCATTCCTGCTGTAGTGCGTGTGATTCTCTCACTTTATTTCCTAGTGTGTCCACCACTGATCAATCCTATCATGTATGGCGTAAGTCTTACTAATATAAAaaaggcactcaaaaaatgtattGGCGTGTAG
- the or60a1 gene encoding odorant receptor, family 60, subfamily A, member 1 (The RefSeq protein has 1 substitution compared to this genomic sequence): MSLSSLNITLFFTGYGPPSALNYGVFVISLVVYFTTVVANVTLMLVICLDASLHKPMYVFLFNLAINGLIGSSAVLPKIMDNLVDDIKDMLYTDCIIQVFCINVYGTCAYALLTLMAYDRYVSICKPLQYHNIMTPGKIRLLLFIAYFVPICSLGIQVYLTSRLPVCRYTINKLFCDNLAVVNLSCAKNPWADLYGICLVILFVVLPLIFVVFSYVQILFVSLKASVSAQRKALKTCTPHLITFINFSLASLFSVIYNRFNFSLSKEVNVFMSVHFILIPPLLHPLIYGIRTKEINNSIAKIFRRQIFALGFNLKTEQRCNEALFITSK, encoded by the coding sequence ATGAGTCTTTCTAGCCTGAACATTACTCTGTTTTTTACCGGTTATGGACCTCCTAGTGCACTCAATTATGGTGTTTTTGTAATCTCTCTTGTAGTCTATCTTACAACTGTTGTTGCAAATGTAACATTGATGCTGGTGATCTGCTTGGACGCATCTCTTCATAAGcctatgtatgtatttttatttaatcttgcTATTAATGGGCTAATCGGATCCTCTGCTGTACTTCCTAAAATAATGGACAATCTTGTAGATGATATAAAAGATATGCTGTATACCGATTGTATTATACAAGTGTTTTGTATCAACGTTTATGGAACATGTGCTTATGCACTATTGACACTAATGGCATATGATAGGTATGTTTCAATTTGTAAGCCTTTGCAATATCATAATATTATGACTCCGGGTAAAATTAGACTTCTGCTTTTTATAGCATACTTTGTTCCTATCTGCTCTCTGGGCATACAGGTGTATCTTACATCAAGATTGCCTGTGTGCAGGTATACAATAAACAAGTTGTTTTGTGACAATCTAGCCGTAGTTAATCTCTCCTGTGCCAAAAATCCCTGGGCAGACCTTTATGGCATATGTTTGGTAATTCTTTTTGTCGTTCTACCTCTAATCTTTGTCGTTTTTTCATATGTGCAGATATTGTTTGTCTCTTTGAAAGCCTCAGTAAGTGCCCAGAGGAAGGCTTTAAAAACATGCACGCCACACTTGATTACTTTTATCAATTTTTCACTGGCTTCTCTTTTTTCTGTGATATACAATCGATTTAATTTCAGTCTTTCCAAAGAAGTGAATGTGTTCATGTCAGTTCATTTCATACTCATCCCTCCACTTTTACATCCACTTATATATGGAATTAGAACAAAAGAGATAAACAATAGCATTGCAAAAATATTTAGAAGACAAATATTTGCTCTTGGTTTTAATTTGAAGACCGAACAAAGGTGTAATGAAGCACTGTTTATTACTTCAAAATAA
- the or55a1 gene encoding odorant receptor 113-1 (The RefSeq protein has 3 substitutions compared to this genomic sequence): MKDLTAQNTSFTEFRLNGFYSLGEWRPFLFIPFFLMFMLAIIANSILIYLIKTQRSLHSPMYVLIGVMAVVDLIMPLSFVPNMLLSFLFNWSGISLTGCLMQMFGIHFVGSFQVTLLFWMALDRYFAICKPLYYHKYMEMSNFLKFVFAPVIRNALLIVTMVSLAGRLSFCATNIIDHSFCEHMALVQLACGDISANNIVGLLSAFLIAATDCILITVSYIVMFFYVLKSGTANMKALNTCVTHLIVLSISLTSALTAFLSYRIRNNLSSNNRIFISTVYLFFPSCLHPLIYGWRTKEIRQTFLQFIHKAHIFPLEK, from the coding sequence atgaaggATCTTACCCCACAAAATACCTCATTCACTGAGTTCAGATTAAATGGTTTCTACAGCCTTGGAGAATGGAGGCCTTTTTTATTTATCCCATTCTTTCTGATGTTTATGTTGGCAATCACAGCAAATTCTATTCttatatatttaatcaaaacTCAGAGGTCTCTGCATTCTCCGATGTATGTATTAATAGGTGTAATGGCAGTTGTAGACTTGATTATGCCTTTATCTTTTGTTCCCAACATGCTTCTTAGCTTTTTATTCAACTGGAGTGGGATATCTCTAACTGGTTGTTTGATACAAATGTTCGGCATTCATTTTGTGGGATCATTTCAAGTTACTCTGCTTTTTTGGATGGCGCTGGATCGTTATTTTGCAATATGCAAACCTCTTTATTATCATAAATACATGGAAATGTCTAACTTCCTTAAGTTTGTGTTTGCACCAGTAATCCGAAATGCACTCCTGATTGTCACCATGGTCTCGCTGGCTGGAAGACTGTCATTTTGTGCAACAAATATAATTGATCACTCTTTTTGTGAGCACATGGCATTGGTTCAGTTAGCATGTGGAGATATATCTGCTAATAATATTGTAGGTCTTCTGTCAGCTTTCCTTATAGCGGCTACAGATTGCATTCTTATTACTGTCTCATATATTGTCATGTTTTTCTATGTTTTGAAATCTGGAACGGCTAACATGAAGGCTTTAAACACTTGTGTTACTCACTTAATTGTGTTGTCAATTAGTTTGACGTCTGCCTTGACTGCATTTTTGTCATACAGAATACGCAATAATCTTTCTTCTAACAATCGTATATTTATAAGCACAGTGTACTTATTTTTTCCAAGTTGTCTACATCCGTTAATCTATGGATGGAGAACTAAAGAAATAAGACAAACATTTCTGCAGTTTATACACAAAGCACATATATTTCCTTTGGAAAAATAA